The genomic segment TTGCTCCCAAACACGCCAGAAATGAAACctgaaagcatatttaaaacGTTTAAATAGAAGCtgatttattgtgtttgtgtgatattcCACTGTGGATGGTCAAGAGTAATATTTGGCATAGGTGCAATaagttataaatgtaaaagacaatcctcttactgcagctctaaatcacagcacgttgggacagagcttccagttaaactcatcctcttactgcagctctaactcacagcacatggagacagagcttccagttaatctcgtcctcttactgcagctctaactcacagcacatggagacagagcttacagttaaactcatcctcttactgaagctctaactcacagcacattgggacagagcttccagttaaactcatcctccaAGTGCAGATTAAAATCGAGCCCTTGCTCCCAAACACGCAAGAAATGAAACctgaaagcatatttaaaacGTTTAAATAGAAGCtgctttattgtgtttgtgtgatattcCACTGGGGATGGTCAAGAGTAATATTTAACATAGGTGCAATAcgttataaatgtaaaagacaatcctcttactgcagctctaaatcacagcacatagagacagagcttccagttaaactcatcctcttactgcagctctaactcacagcacatggagacagagcttccagttaaactcatcctcttactgcagctctaactcacagcacatggagacagaacttacagttaaactcatcgtcttactgcagctctaactcacagcacaaacgAATATAACTaaatacacctcacctacacctgaatgtgatataaatcacaaacctacagctatatgtgcaataataacccccacctagatctgaaagtctCCATACACCCACCGATAACAGAAAGGTGCCAGTAacattgaagtataattaaacagtactgtcaatttgaacctctttaattacctttgatcacctgcgAACTCTCCCCTGAATGTGATTGGATGATCCATTGAActatcactcttcatagacagacagctgggtacaggtgaccctgctctttctacctggaccctgtgaacaaaacatggagaaacaacatccagttaaactcgtcctcttactgtagctctaactcacaacacatggagacagagcttccagttaaactcatcttcttacgacagctctgactcacagcacatggagacagagcttccagttaaactcatcttcttacgacagctctgactcacagcacatggagacagagcttccagttatactcatcctcttactgcagcactaactcacaacacagggagacagagcttccagttaaactcatcctcttactgcagctctaactcacagcacatggagacagagcttccagttaaactcatcctccaAGTGCAGATTAAAATCGAGCCCTTGCTCCCAAACACGCCAGAAATGAAACctgaaagcatatttaaaacGTTTAAATAGAAGCtgctttattgtgtttgtgtgatattcCACTGGGGATGGTCAAGAGTAATATTTAACATAGGTGCAATAAGTTATAAAAGTAAAAGAcaatcctcttactgcagctctaaatcacagcacatggaaaacacgttttcagcgtacaaaaatgccaagttactcacacatacaagaaatacaccgtctataactcattcattcaaactgacaaaatccaggcctgccattaaaagtattgatatcaaaatgacgccaagttacggtactacaaacaatataggttATCTTgtctcaccgaaattacataagatgtattccaaagcaatgctacccaatatttcctcaattctttcaagtcacttggccctgtgttttgtaatcttagcattttataatgtcatgcaaacgtaactcacagcacatggaggcagagcttccagttaaacttatcctcttactgcagctctaactcacagcacatggagacagagcttccagttaaactcatcctcttactgcagctctaactctcagcacatggagacagagcttccagttaaactcatcctcttactgcagctctaactcacagcacaagaagacagagcttccagttaaactcatcctcttactgcagctctaactcacagcacatggagacagagcttccagttaaactcatcctcttactgaagctctaactcacagcacatggagacagagcttccagttaaactcatcctcttactgcagctctaactcacaacacagggagagagagcttccagttaaactcatcctcttactgcagctctaactcacagcacaaatgaatatgacaaaatacacctcacctacacctgaatgtgatataaatcacaaacctacagctatatgtgcaataataacccccacctagatctgaaagtctTAATACACCCACCGACAACAGAAAGGTGCCAGTAacattgaagtataattaaacagtactgtcaatttgaacctctttaattacctttgatcacctgcgAACTCTCCCCTGAATGTGATTGGATGAtccattgaacgatcactcatcatagacagacagctgggtacaggtgaccctgctctttctacctggaccctgtgaacaaaacatggagacacaacatccagttaaactcatcctcttactgaagctctaactcacagcacatggagacagagcttccagttaaactcatcctcttactgcagctctaactcacagcacatggagacagagcttacagttaaactcatcctcttactgaagctctaactcacagcacatggagacagagcttccagttaaactcgtCCTCTTACTACAGGTATAACTCTCAGcgcatggagacagagcttccagttaaactcatcctctaactgcagctctaactcacagcacatggacatagagcttccagttaaactcatcctccaACTGCAAATTAAAATCGAGCCCTTGCTCCCAAACACGCAAGAAATGAAACctgaaagcatatttaaaacGTTTAAATAGAAGCtgatttattgtgtttgtgtgatattcCACTGTGGGTGGTCAAGAGTAATATTTGGCATAGGTGCAATaagttataaatgtaaaagacaatcctcttactgcagctctaaatcacagcacatggagacagagcttccagttaaactcatcctcttactgcagctctaactcacagcacatggagacagagcttccagttaaactcatcctcttactgcagctctaactcacagcacatggagacagagcttccagttaaactcatcctcttactgcagctctaactcacagcacatggagacagaacttacagttaaactcatcgtcttactgcagctctaactcacagcacaaacgAATATAACTaaatacacctcacctacacctgaatgtgatataaatcacaaacctacagctatatgtgcaataataacccccacctagatctgaaagtctCCATACACCCACCGATAACAGAAAGGTGCCAGTAacattgaagtataattaaacagtactgtcaatttgaacctctttaattacctttgatcacctgcgAACTCTCCCCTGAATGTGATTGGATGATCCATTGAActatcactcttcatagacagacagctgggtacaggtgaccctgctctttctacctggaccctgtgaacaaaacatggagaaacaacatccagttaaactcgtcctcttactgcagctctaactcacagcacatggagacagagcttccagttaaactcatcctcttactgcagctctaactcacagcacatggagacagagcttccagttatactcatcctcttactgcagcactaactcacaacacagggagacagagcttccagttaaactcatcctcttactggagctctaactcacagcacatggagacagagcttccagttatactcatcctcttactgcagctctaactcacagcacatggagatagagcttccagttaaactcatcctcttactgcagctctaactcacagcacatggagacagagcttccagttaaactcatcctccaAGTGCAGATTAAAATCGAGCCCTTGCTCCCAAACACGCCAGAAATGAAACctgaaagcatatttaaaacGTTTAAATAGAAGCtgatttattgtgtttgtgtgatattcCACTGTGGATGGTCAAGAGTAATATTTGGCATAGGTGCAATAAGTTATAAAAGTAAAAGAcaatcctcttactgcagctctaaatcacagcacatggagacagagcttccagttaaactcatcctcttactgaagctctaactcacagcacatggagatagagcttccagttaaactcatcctcttactgcagctctaattctcagcacatggagacagagcttccagttaaactcatcctcttactgtagctcaaactcacagcacatggagacagagcttacagttaaactcatcctcttactgcagctctaactcacagcacaaatgaatatgacaaaatacacctcacctacacctgaatgtgatataaatcacaaacctacagctatatgtgcaataataaccccaacctagatctgaaagtctTAATACACCCACCGACAATAGAAAGGTGCCAGTAacattgaagtataattaaacagtactgtcaatttgaaactctttaattacctttgatcacctgcgAACTCTCCCCTGAATGTGATTGGATGATCCATTGAActatcactcttcatagacagacagctgggtacaggtgaccctgctctttctacctggaccctgcgaacaaaacatggagaaacaacatccagttaaactcgtcctcttactgtagctctaactcacagcacatggagacagagcttccagttaaactcatcctctaactgcagctctaactcacagcacatggagacagagcttccagttaaactcatcctcttactgcagctcaaactcacagcacatggagacagagcttacagttaaactcatcctcttactgaagctctaactcacagcacatggagatagagcttccagttaaactcatcctcttactgcagctctaactcacagcacatggagacagagcttccagttaaactcatcctcttactgcagctctaactcacagcacatggagacagagcttccagttaaactcatcctcttactgcagctctaactcacagcacattgggacagagcttccagttaaactcatcctctaattGCAGATGAAAATCGAGCCCTTGCTCCCAAACACcaagaaatgaaactgaaagcatatttaaaacGTTTAATAGAAGCtgattattgtgtttgtgtgatattcCACTATGGATGGTCAAGAGTAATATTTGGCATAGGTGCAATaagttataaatgtaaaagacaatcctcttactgcagctctaaatcacagcagatggagacagagcttccagttaaactcatcctcttactgcagctctaactcacagcacatggagacagagcttccagttaaactcatcctcttactgcagctcgaactcacagcatatggagacagagcttccagttaaactcatcctcttactgcagctctaactcacagcacaaatgaatatgacaaaatacacctcacctacacctgaatgtgatataaatcacaaacctacagctatatgtgcaataataaccccaacctagatctgaaagtctTAATACACCCACCGACAATAGAAAGGTGCCAGTAacattgaagtataattaaacagtactgtcaatttgaaactctttaattacctttgatcacctgcgAACTCTCCCCTGAATGTGATTGGATGATCCATTGTActatcactcttcatagacagacagctgggtacaggtgaccctgctctttctacctggaccctgcgaacaaaacatggagaaacaacatccagttaaactcgtcctcttactgtagctctaactcacagcacatggagacagagcttccagttatactcatcctcttactgcagcactaactcacagcacatggagacagagcttccagttaaactcatcctcttactgcagctctaactcacagcacatggag from the Anguilla rostrata isolate EN2019 unplaced genomic scaffold, ASM1855537v3 scaf0390, whole genome shotgun sequence genome contains:
- the LOC135246483 gene encoding uncharacterized protein LOC135246483, which codes for VQVERAGSPVPSCLSMKSDSTMDHPITFRGEFAGDQRVQVERAGSPVPSCLSMKSDSSMDHPITFRGEFAGDQRVQVERAGSPVPSCLSMKSDSSMDHPITFRGEFAGDQRVQVERAGSPVPSCLSMMSDRSMDHPITFRGEFAGDQRVQVERAGSPVPSCLSMKSDSSMDHPITFRGEFAGDQRVQLERAGSPVPSCLSMKSDHSMGLPITFRGEVTGDQ